From a region of the Scyliorhinus torazame isolate Kashiwa2021f chromosome 15, sScyTor2.1, whole genome shotgun sequence genome:
- the LOC140391676 gene encoding alpha-(1,3)-fucosyltransferase 4-like, whose product MHRRLCRRLALAIFVAILLSLYRSVQELPPVNPPHPLQNRGQVPAVTVLIWWYPFGRKTQVKDCDTLYNIKGCRLTTNRQLYPLSQAVVIHHRDLGGNVSQLPAERRPAGQRWVWMNFESPTHSSGLEVLNGVFNWTMSYKRGSDIFIPYGYLYPRKSTGGKVVLPSKSNLVAWVISHWNEDHARVKYYYQLSRHVDIHVYGKYHQQLQNDSIVLTISPYKFYLAFENSQHVDYITEKLWRNALMSSTVPIVLGPSRANYEQYLPADSFIHVDDFSTPKKLAQHMMFLDKSGRSYRKYFDWQKRYNVHLTKFWEEPYCKVCEAVKRARANYKFISNLASWFQ is encoded by the coding sequence ATGCATCGACGTTTGTGCCGACGGCTTGCTTTGGCTATTTTCGTGGCTATCCTGCTAAGCCTTTACAGGTCAGTGCAAGAGCTTCCTCCGGTCAATCCCCCACATCCTTTACAGAACAGGGGACAGGTTCCGGCCGTGACTGTGCTCATCTGGTGGTATCCGTTCGGCAGGAAGACCCAGGTCAAAGACTGTGACACTCTGTACAACATCAAGGGCTGTCGATTGACAACAAACCGACAACTGTACCCGCTTTCACAGGCTGTGGTCATACATCACCGAGACCTGGGGGGGAATGTCAGCCAGCTTCCAGCAGAACGGAGACCCGCTGGGCAGAGGTGGGTCTGGATGAATTTCGAGTCTCCCACTCACTCTTCGGGTCTGGAAGTGCTGAACGGGGTTTTTAACTGGACCATGTCTTACAAGCGGGGGTCTGACATCTTCATTCCTTATGGATACCTGTACCCCAGAAAAAGCACAGGGGGGAAGGTAGTGCTGCCCAGCAAATCTAACCTGGTGGCTTGGGTCATCAGCCACTGGAATGAGGATCATGCACGGGTTAAATATTACTACCAACTCAGTAGGCATGTGGACATCCACGTGTATGGGAAATATCATCAACAGTTGCAGAATGACAGCATTGTCCTGACCATATCGCCTTATAAATTTTATCTGGCTTTCGAAAATTCGCAACACGTGGATTACATAACTGAAAAACTCTGGAGAAATGCCCTCATGTCCAGTACTGTGCCCATAGTCCTCGGACCCAGCAGGGCTAACTATGAACAGTATTTACCGGCCGATTCTTTTATCCATGTGGATGATTTCTCGACTCCCAAAAAGCTGGCCCAGCACATGATGTTTTTAGACAAAAGCGGAAGGAGCTATCGGAAATATTTCGATTGGCAAAAACGTTACAATGTGCATCTGACAAAGTTTTGGGAGGAGCCCTACTGCAAAGTATGCGAGGCTGTCAAAAGAGCTCGGGCTAATTACAAATTCATCTCAAATCTGGCCAGTTGGTTCCAGTGA